A single window of Toxotes jaculatrix isolate fToxJac2 chromosome 4, fToxJac2.pri, whole genome shotgun sequence DNA harbors:
- the soul4 gene encoding heme-binding protein soul4: MALISLEDLDGLDDEQLDDDITDNPEPMDEEDRDRLLTHWQAVASTHQVSVPPDMTGPIQEMTRNRQQREPLPFTLISHHEKMDELLYEERVYPAGHWACVTRGDDLYEQSISTGFMKLMRFICKENSAGGYLGMTVPVVSNIHVMEDGTTFEKDVQTSFFLPAEFQTNPPQPFDPDITIVYREPIRVVARTFLGTTTEETVTRQIGLLWEILGATDDLRRDDYMVAVYENPGVPRRRNEIWFIRRNL, translated from the exons ATGGCTCTGATCTCTCTGGAAGACCTTGACGGATTGGACGACGAGCAGCTGGACGATGACATCACAGACAACCCCGAGCCAATGGATGAAGAGGACAGAGACCGACTGCTGACTCATTGGCAGGCGGTTGCCAGCACCCACCAGGTGTCGGTTCCTCCAG acatGACCGGACCCATACAGGAAATGACCCGCAACCGCCAGcagagggagcccctccccttCACTCTGATTTCCCACCACGAGAAG ATGGACGAGCTGCTGTACGAGGAGCGGGTGTATCCGGCGGGACACTGGGCCTGCGTGACCCGAGGGGACGACCTGTACGAGCAGAGCATCTCCACCGGCTTCATGAAACTGATGCGCTTCATCTGTAAAGAGAACTCTGCAG GTGGATACCTGGGGATGACGGTGCCTGTGGTCAGTAACATCCACGTAATGGAGGATGGAACCACATTTGAAAAAGACGTCCAGACGTCGTTCTTCCTGCCGGCGGAGTTTCAGACCAACCCCCCCCAGCCCTTTGACCCCGACATCACCATTGTCTACAGAGAGCCAATCAGGGTCGTGGCCAG GACGTTCTTGGGAACGACCACGGAGGAGACGGTGACCCGTCAGATCGGTCTGCTGTGGGAGATCCTCGGCGCCACCGACGACCTCCGCAGAGACGACTACATGGTCGCCGTGTATGAGAACCCCGGCGTACCCCGCCGCAGGAACGAGATCTGGTTCATCAGACGCAATCTGTAG
- the eif4a3 gene encoding eukaryotic initiation factor 4A-III — protein MAAAGVQGRKRILKEEDMTKVEFETSEEVDVTPTFDTMGLREDLLRGIYAYGFEKPSAIQQRAIKQIIKGRDVIAQSQSGTGKTATFCVSVLQCLDIQVRETQALILAPTRELAGQIQKVLLALGDYMNVQCHACIGGTNVGEDIRKLDYGQHVVAGTPGRVFDMIRRRSLRTRAIKMLVLDEADEMLNKGFKEQIYDVYRYLPPATQVVLISATLPHEILEMTNKFMTDPIRILVKRDELTLEGIKQFFVAVEREEWKFDTLCDLYDTLTITQAVIFCNTKRKVDWLTEKMREANFTVSSMHGDMPQKERESIMKEFRSGASRVLISTDVWARGLDVPQVSLIINYDLPNNRELYIHRIGRSGRYGRKGVAINFVKNDDIRILRDIEQYYSTQIDEMPMNVADLI, from the exons ATGGCTGCTGCCGGGGTTCAGGGCAGAAAGAGGATCCTCAAGGAGGAGGACATGACCAAGGTGGAGTTTGAGACCAGCGAGGAGGTTGACGTTACCCCCACCTTCGACACCATGGGACTCCGAGAGGACCTGCTCCGCGGAATCTACGCCTACG GTTTTGAGAAACCCTCTGCGATCCAGCAGAGAGCCATCAAACAGATCATCAAAGGCAGAGACGTCATCGCTCA GTCTCAGTCTGGAACAGGAAAAACGGCCACCTTCTGTGTGTCGGTGCTGCAGTGTCTGGACATCCAG gtgaGGGAGACCCAGGCTCTGATCCTTGCTCCAACCAGAGAGTTGGCCGGACAGATTCAGAAG GTGCTGCTGGCGCTGGGAGATTACATGAATGTTCAGTGTCACGCCTGCATTGGGGGGACCAACGTGGGGGAGGACATCAGGAAGCTGGACTACGGTCAGCACGTGGTGGCTGGGACACCTGGACGAGTGTTTG ATATGATTCGTCGCAGGAGTCTGAGGACGAGAGCCATCAAGATGCTGGTGCTGGACGAAGCTGACGAGATGCTCAACAAAG GTTTTAAGGAGCAGATCTACGACGTGTACCGTTACCTGCCCCCCGCCACACAGGTGGTTCTGATCAGCGCCACGCTGCCGCACGAGATCCTGGAGATGACCAACAAGTTCATGACCGACCCCATCCGCATCCTGGTCAAACG TGATGAGCTGACCCTGGAGGGGATAAAGCAGTTCTTCGTGGCcgtggagagagaggagtggaagTTCGACACTTTGTGTGACCTGTACGACACGCTGACCATCACACAGGCCGTCATCTTCTGCAACACCAAGAGGAAG GTGGATTGGCTGACAGAGAAGATGAGGGAGGCCAACTTCACGGTGTCGTCCATGCACGGAGACATGCctcagaaagagagggagtcCATCATGAAGGAGTTCAGATCAGGagccag TCGTGTGTTGATCTCGACGGACGTTTGGGCTCGAGGTTTGGACGTTCCTCAAGTTTCTCTGATCATCAACTACGACCTGCCCAACAACAGAGAGCTCTACATCCACAG GATTGGTCGATCTGGTCGTTATGGTCGTAAAGGTGTGGCCATTAACTTTGTGAAGAACGACGACATCAGGATCCTGAGGGACATCGAGCAGTACTACTCCACACAGATCGACGAGATGCCCATGAACG TGGCCGACCTGATCTGA